The Halalkalibaculum roseum genome window below encodes:
- the dtd gene encoding D-aminoacyl-tRNA deacylase: MKVVLQRAKNASVSVDDEEVGEITSGLVLLVGIHEDDTEEDMEWICDKILKMRIFDDEDGKMNLSIQDVGGELLVISQFTLYGDASKGNRPSYIEAAGPKKAKKLYNRMIEYFEDNSDLKVESGTFGAYMDVRLTNDGPVTIILDK; this comes from the coding sequence ATGAAAGTTGTGCTGCAAAGAGCAAAAAATGCGTCAGTTAGTGTGGACGATGAAGAGGTTGGTGAGATCACCTCGGGACTTGTTTTACTGGTTGGAATCCACGAAGACGATACGGAAGAGGATATGGAATGGATCTGTGACAAGATACTAAAGATGCGCATTTTCGATGATGAGGATGGAAAAATGAATCTTTCTATACAGGATGTGGGAGGGGAGTTGCTGGTAATCTCGCAATTTACGCTTTACGGGGATGCATCTAAGGGAAACAGACCCAGTTATATTGAAGCGGCGGGACCGAAAAAGGCGAAAAAATTGTATAACCGGATGATTGAATACTTTGAGGATAATTCAGATTTAAAGGTAGAATCCGGCACCTTCGGCGCCTACATGGATGTCAGGCTAACCAACGACGGCCCGGTTACAATCATACTGGATAAATAA
- the purM gene encoding phosphoribosylformylglycinamidine cyclo-ligase, whose translation MSEKPPKSFTYKDSGVDIKAGEEMVESIKDVVKETHSDAVLSNIGGFGGFFRPDLSQYEDPVFVSSVDGVGTKLIVAFKTGKYDTVGQDLVNHCVNDIAVCGAEPLFFLDYFSTGKLEKEVGYQVVKGFATACKENGVALIGGETAEMPDIYSEGEFDLAGTIVGMVDRSKVINGEAIQEGDLLIGFPSTGLHTNGYSLARKVLLSKYGVNDRVEELGGTVGEAMLAIHKSYLPIIREFRDQEGVHGFSHITGGGIVGNTKRILPDNLKLDIDWDSWKRPPIFNLIKDLGNVPEEDMRATFNLGIGLIAVISPDAIDRVQKEAGIPSGEMVEVGEVVS comes from the coding sequence ATGAGCGAGAAACCTCCAAAGAGTTTCACCTACAAAGATTCCGGCGTGGACATTAAGGCCGGGGAAGAGATGGTGGAATCCATCAAGGATGTGGTCAAAGAGACCCATAGTGATGCCGTACTAAGCAATATTGGTGGTTTTGGCGGATTCTTCAGGCCGGATCTGTCCCAATACGAAGATCCGGTATTTGTGAGCAGTGTTGACGGTGTCGGGACCAAACTGATTGTAGCTTTTAAAACCGGAAAGTACGATACCGTTGGACAGGATCTGGTCAACCACTGTGTAAATGACATCGCTGTTTGCGGTGCAGAGCCCTTATTTTTTCTGGATTATTTTTCTACCGGCAAACTGGAGAAAGAGGTCGGTTACCAGGTCGTAAAAGGTTTTGCTACAGCTTGCAAGGAAAACGGTGTAGCATTGATTGGCGGGGAAACAGCAGAAATGCCTGACATTTACAGTGAAGGCGAGTTTGATTTAGCGGGTACCATTGTGGGGATGGTAGACCGCTCGAAAGTAATCAATGGAGAAGCTATCCAAGAAGGTGATCTGCTGATAGGCTTTCCCAGTACGGGGTTGCATACCAACGGGTACTCTCTTGCTCGTAAGGTACTCCTCAGCAAATATGGGGTGAATGACCGGGTAGAAGAGTTGGGTGGAACAGTGGGAGAAGCTATGCTGGCTATACACAAGTCATATTTACCGATTATCCGAGAATTTCGTGATCAGGAAGGTGTTCATGGATTTTCTCACATCACGGGGGGAGGAATAGTGGGTAATACCAAGCGTATTTTGCCTGATAATTTAAAACTGGATATCGACTGGGATTCCTGGAAGCGTCCACCGATCTTTAATCTCATCAAGGATCTGGGAAATGTTCCTGAAGAGGATATGCGAGCGACTTTCAATCTGGGAATCGGACTGATTGCTGTCATATCACCCGATGCTATTGACCGAGTCCAAAAGGAAGCAGGTATACCGAGTGGGGAAATGGTTGAGGTCGGTGAGGTTGTGAGCTAA
- a CDS encoding adenylate kinase, whose protein sequence is MRIIIFGPPGAGKGTQAKLIKDEYDIPHLSTGEIFRNAIKNETDLGEKVKSILDAGELVPDETVVDLVAEELQKSRYDDGYILDGFPRTVAQAEAFDDILDENNEELDAFLMLKVPEKELIKRILSRGEGRSDDTEEGVKKRLSVYWEETQPVLDYYKGQEVVKEVYGVGSIDEIFSRIKKALAEDPYE, encoded by the coding sequence ATGAGGATTATCATTTTTGGCCCACCGGGCGCAGGAAAAGGTACACAGGCGAAGCTTATCAAGGATGAGTACGATATCCCCCATCTCTCTACCGGTGAAATCTTCCGCAATGCTATTAAAAACGAAACCGACCTTGGAGAAAAAGTGAAATCCATTCTAGATGCCGGAGAACTTGTTCCGGATGAAACGGTTGTCGACCTGGTAGCTGAGGAGCTTCAAAAGAGCCGCTACGATGACGGATATATTCTGGATGGTTTCCCTCGTACGGTTGCCCAGGCAGAAGCTTTCGACGATATTTTGGATGAAAATAATGAAGAACTGGATGCTTTCCTGATGCTGAAGGTACCGGAAAAAGAATTGATAAAACGAATTCTAAGCCGCGGTGAGGGTCGTTCAGACGATACCGAAGAAGGCGTCAAAAAAAGACTCAGCGTTTACTGGGAAGAAACCCAACCCGTTCTGGATTATTATAAGGGACAGGAAGTTGTGAAAGAAGTGTATGGAGTAGGATCCATTGATGAGATCTTCAGTCGAATCAAGAAGGCTCTGGCTGAAGACCCTTATGAATAG
- a CDS encoding mechanosensitive ion channel family protein, producing the protein MTWDEVLSFINEILNYTLFQIKETPVTVISILIFLFFISGFIFLAVAARKALNRKILRRFKIDEGTSYTLSRITQYVIITIGALVSFQFVGIDLSGLAVIFGLLSVGIGFGLQNVTSNFISGLIILFERPISVGDRVTVSNIEGDVTEINIRSTKVRTVNNVSIIVPNSEFVSKDVINYSHGDPTYRLDINVGVSYGSDLDKVLKAMREVADENKHVLQNPAPDVHLIEFGESSWNMQLRAWVGDVKDYPQIRNELNQAIVRKFRDYEIEIPFPQRDLHVRSSVSLPVNNKGSADKTN; encoded by the coding sequence ATGACGTGGGATGAAGTACTGTCATTTATAAATGAGATATTAAACTATACCCTCTTTCAAATAAAAGAGACGCCGGTTACGGTCATCTCTATTCTGATTTTTCTATTTTTTATCTCAGGATTCATATTTCTGGCCGTGGCGGCAAGAAAGGCCTTGAATCGTAAAATTTTGCGGCGCTTCAAAATCGATGAAGGGACCAGCTACACACTCTCCCGAATAACCCAGTATGTGATTATTACCATCGGTGCTTTGGTCTCTTTCCAGTTTGTTGGAATTGATCTTAGCGGGCTTGCAGTAATATTCGGTCTCCTTTCGGTTGGTATTGGTTTTGGACTTCAAAATGTGACTTCCAACTTTATATCGGGACTGATCATTTTATTTGAACGGCCTATCAGTGTGGGCGACCGCGTTACTGTAAGCAATATTGAGGGTGATGTTACCGAAATAAATATTCGCTCCACAAAAGTAAGGACGGTCAATAATGTTTCTATCATTGTTCCCAATTCCGAATTTGTTTCCAAAGATGTGATAAACTATTCCCATGGTGATCCCACCTACCGCTTGGATATTAATGTAGGTGTCTCTTATGGTTCCGACCTAGATAAGGTACTCAAAGCGATGAGAGAAGTGGCCGACGAAAATAAGCATGTACTGCAAAACCCGGCACCTGATGTGCATCTAATAGAATTCGGGGAGTCATCTTGGAATATGCAGTTGCGTGCGTGGGTTGGCGATGTAAAAGATTATCCCCAGATAAGAAACGAGCTGAACCAAGCAATTGTAAGGAAGTTCAGGGATTACGAAATTGAAATTCCCTTTCCACAGCGTGACCTGCACGTCCGCAGTTCTGTTTCTTTACCGGTTAATAATAAAGGAAGCGCGGATAAAACGAATTAA
- a CDS encoding flavin monoamine oxidase family protein, with protein sequence MGSEGINNSKEQYGNQNIVVKNTSIAIIGAGLSGLTLAYRLRNTGLEVSVLEARDRPGGRIFTFEEDDEPPIDMGATWLGKKHGNLIGLLQELGLEITEQYMGERAYYEPISTSPPQLVTLPPNDEPSYRIAEGSSGLIEALVDSLESGDLIMGEAVLTILNTRDTCLVKTTDRSLEVDHVVITIPPKLFVESIKFDPSLPGSLVETAKKTHTWMAESIKFGLSYPEPFWKENNISGTLFSNTGPIPEMYDHSATTGLGYALKGFLKDAYHTVSEEERKRLVLKKLESIYGEQALSYLSYRETVWRHEPFTFAEYGEPILPHQNNGNPIFKQSYWDGKLLLSGSETASEFPGYMDGAVESANRTAEMIKLHSGR encoded by the coding sequence ATGGGAAGTGAAGGAATCAACAATTCGAAAGAGCAATACGGGAACCAGAATATAGTAGTGAAAAATACATCTATAGCAATAATAGGAGCAGGGCTAAGCGGTTTAACGCTGGCTTATCGTCTTCGAAATACCGGCTTGGAGGTTTCGGTTCTTGAAGCAAGAGATCGGCCGGGAGGAAGAATATTTACTTTTGAAGAAGATGATGAACCACCCATAGACATGGGAGCTACCTGGTTGGGCAAGAAACATGGAAACCTGATTGGACTGCTTCAAGAACTTGGGCTGGAAATAACAGAGCAGTATATGGGTGAACGCGCTTATTACGAACCGATTTCAACAAGTCCGCCCCAGCTGGTTACGCTTCCGCCTAATGATGAACCGAGCTACCGAATTGCAGAGGGAAGCAGCGGCCTTATAGAAGCGCTGGTTGATTCACTTGAGTCCGGCGATCTGATTATGGGAGAAGCGGTTCTAACTATTCTGAACACTAGGGATACATGTTTGGTTAAAACCACAGATCGCAGCTTGGAGGTCGATCATGTCGTCATTACCATTCCCCCAAAACTGTTTGTTGAAAGCATTAAATTTGATCCCTCCTTGCCTGGGTCGCTTGTTGAAACGGCAAAGAAGACGCATACCTGGATGGCTGAATCCATCAAGTTTGGACTTAGTTATCCAGAACCATTTTGGAAGGAAAATAATATCAGCGGGACCCTCTTCAGTAACACCGGTCCGATACCGGAAATGTACGATCACTCAGCAACCACCGGATTAGGCTATGCTCTGAAAGGATTTTTGAAGGATGCCTATCATACTGTTTCGGAAGAAGAGAGAAAGCGTCTGGTACTCAAAAAATTGGAAAGTATATATGGGGAACAGGCCCTAAGTTATCTTAGCTATCGTGAAACCGTTTGGCGTCATGAGCCATTCACCTTTGCAGAATATGGAGAGCCGATTCTACCGCATCAGAATAATGGGAACCCCATTTTCAAGCAGTCTTACTGGGATGGAAAGCTGCTGCTTTCAGGTTCTGAAACGGCAAGTGAATTTCCCGGTTATATGGATGGAGCCGTAGAAAGTGCCAATCGTACAGCTGAAATGATTAAATTGCATTCTGGGAGATAG
- a CDS encoding YfiT family bacillithiol transferase, whose protein sequence is MDQLRYPIGKFKYDQTSGSREITEWMSDIDRLPDRLENAVLGLSEDQVKTRYREGGWTVKQVVHHLADSHMNAIVRVKLLLTEENPEIKAYDEKSWSELRDNDLPIEVSLNIIRGVHKRWVRVLEFVSKEDWDKTLRHPENGEMSLKLLTAHYAWHGNHHLAHITTLKERKNW, encoded by the coding sequence ATGGACCAATTAAGATATCCGATAGGAAAATTTAAGTATGATCAAACTTCGGGATCCAGGGAGATCACTGAATGGATGTCGGATATTGACCGGTTACCCGATCGTTTGGAAAATGCTGTTTTAGGTCTCTCCGAAGATCAGGTTAAGACACGATATCGTGAAGGCGGCTGGACTGTAAAACAGGTTGTTCATCACCTGGCTGACAGTCACATGAATGCCATTGTTCGAGTAAAGCTTTTACTGACAGAAGAAAATCCTGAGATAAAGGCTTATGATGAGAAATCCTGGTCAGAACTCAGAGATAATGATCTGCCGATTGAGGTATCTTTGAATATCATTCGAGGTGTCCATAAGCGTTGGGTGAGAGTGCTTGAATTTGTTTCGAAGGAAGACTGGGATAAAACACTGCGTCACCCTGAGAATGGTGAAATGAGTTTAAAACTGCTTACAGCTCACTATGCATGGCATGGAAATCACCACCTGGCCCATATCACTACTTTGAAAGAAAGAAAAAACTGGTAA
- a CDS encoding WD40/YVTN/BNR-like repeat-containing protein has translation MLGWNSSATNNYLWIPVAFVCFALIGFAPEAEAQIFGHGDETANPTFQESFLKNLSYRNIGPYRGGRSVAVSGHPDKPNTYYTGFTGGGVFKTTDGGKNWYNVSDGYFKTGSVGAVTVAPSNANVIYAGMGETCIRGNMSAGDGVYRSVDGGKTWSHVGLGETHFIGEIVVHPDNADVAWVAALGHAFGTEGNEKRGVFKTTDGGKTWTKVLYNNPRAGAVDIEIDPTNPRILYASLWEAYRNPWEMSSGGPGSGLYKSTDGGETWENISKRPGMPKGILGKIGVAISPVNPDRVWAIIENDNGGVFRSDDSGKTWRRINSDRSLRQRAWYYTHIVAGTENENEVYVLNVGFYKSTDGGSSFDRVRTPHGDHHDLWISPEDGDRMIVADDGGGQVSYNDGNSWSSYHKYATAQFYQVITDNQFPYLIYGAQQDNSTVGIKSRTADNGITERDWAPVAGGESGYIAPDPENPNITYGGSYGGYFNKFNEFTDQSDRIDVWPDNPMGAGASELKYRFQWTFPIYISPHNPDLLYATSQFVHRSMDEGMSWEDISPDLTRNEKSKQQESGGPITKDDTSVEYYNTIFTFAESPVQQGVLWTGADDGLIHVSRDNGESWTEVTPDGMPEAMASIIDPSPHDAGTAYLAANRYKFDDFTPMLYKTTNYGRSWTKITNGIPAKDFTRVIREDPNKKGLLYAGTETGVYVSFNDGTLWQPLQLNLPSVPITDLSVHKRDKDLIVATQGRSFWVLDELNVLHELSDEVSESDHYLYKPETTYLFGRHSDVDPGETFGENPEEGVLIHYNLRTPGDEEIKLQFLESDGDVIRTFSNKENLEGEPVKESEEFYEEEGEVPSDVLKSEEGLNSFVWDMRYPGAADLDGRQILWAGSTRGPDAIPGTYEVRLIVDDETVMSRTFELTKDPRIETTQEDFQAQFDLHQTIIAKLDTTHKTINRIREIRSELDDIKEEFEGDSEVQEKADAMLKLLSDVESELMQTKAESFQDVLNYPIKLNNKLASLANTVGTGDNRPTEQQYAVYEDLEAKVDAQFQRIEPILTGEVPNLVQELDIESIPIEN, from the coding sequence GATAAGCCGAACACCTATTATACCGGGTTCACCGGTGGCGGTGTTTTTAAAACAACGGATGGAGGAAAGAACTGGTATAACGTTTCCGACGGTTATTTCAAGACCGGTTCGGTAGGGGCGGTGACGGTAGCTCCCTCCAATGCCAATGTTATTTATGCCGGTATGGGTGAAACCTGTATCAGGGGTAACATGTCGGCCGGTGACGGTGTCTACCGCTCGGTGGACGGCGGTAAGACCTGGAGTCATGTTGGATTGGGTGAAACTCATTTCATCGGAGAAATTGTAGTGCATCCGGACAATGCGGATGTTGCATGGGTTGCCGCGCTGGGTCACGCTTTCGGTACGGAAGGCAATGAAAAACGCGGCGTATTTAAGACCACTGATGGCGGTAAAACCTGGACAAAAGTACTCTACAACAATCCGCGAGCCGGTGCAGTGGATATCGAAATTGATCCAACCAATCCTCGCATTCTTTATGCCTCTTTATGGGAAGCCTATCGTAACCCTTGGGAGATGTCCAGTGGCGGACCAGGTAGCGGCTTGTATAAAAGTACCGATGGCGGAGAAACCTGGGAAAACATTTCCAAGCGCCCCGGAATGCCAAAAGGCATACTGGGTAAAATCGGTGTTGCTATCTCTCCGGTAAACCCGGATCGCGTATGGGCCATCATTGAAAATGATAACGGCGGGGTATTCCGTTCTGACGACAGCGGTAAAACCTGGAGACGAATTAACAGTGACCGTAGCCTGCGTCAGCGTGCATGGTATTATACCCACATCGTTGCGGGAACTGAAAATGAAAATGAAGTATATGTGCTGAACGTTGGATTCTACAAATCTACCGACGGCGGCAGTTCTTTTGATCGCGTACGGACACCGCATGGTGATCATCATGACCTTTGGATTTCACCAGAAGACGGTGATCGCATGATAGTGGCTGATGATGGCGGCGGCCAGGTCAGCTATAACGATGGTAACAGCTGGTCATCGTACCATAAGTATGCCACCGCTCAGTTTTACCAGGTTATCACCGATAACCAGTTTCCCTATCTTATTTACGGAGCTCAGCAAGATAACAGTACGGTTGGGATCAAAAGCAGAACCGCCGATAACGGAATTACCGAACGCGACTGGGCACCGGTTGCCGGTGGTGAGAGCGGTTATATCGCACCCGATCCTGAAAACCCCAACATCACGTATGGCGGTAGCTACGGCGGTTACTTTAATAAGTTTAATGAATTCACCGACCAAAGCGACCGCATTGATGTATGGCCCGACAACCCAATGGGTGCCGGCGCCTCGGAGTTGAAGTATCGCTTCCAGTGGACATTTCCGATTTATATCTCCCCTCACAACCCTGACCTGCTCTATGCAACGTCGCAATTTGTCCACCGGTCTATGGACGAAGGTATGAGCTGGGAAGATATCAGTCCCGATCTGACGCGAAACGAAAAATCGAAGCAGCAGGAGTCGGGCGGACCGATTACCAAAGACGACACCTCTGTAGAGTATTATAATACTATCTTCACCTTTGCCGAATCTCCCGTTCAACAGGGAGTACTTTGGACCGGCGCTGATGACGGGCTTATCCATGTCAGTCGGGATAATGGGGAGAGCTGGACCGAGGTTACCCCGGATGGTATGCCCGAAGCCATGGCCAGTATCATCGATCCGTCCCCGCATGACGCCGGTACGGCCTACCTTGCCGCAAACCGTTATAAGTTTGACGACTTCACTCCCATGCTGTATAAAACCACAAACTACGGCAGAAGCTGGACGAAAATTACCAACGGAATTCCTGCAAAGGATTTCACCCGGGTCATTCGTGAAGATCCCAATAAAAAGGGTCTGCTATATGCGGGTACCGAAACAGGTGTTTATGTCTCCTTCAATGACGGTACTTTATGGCAGCCGCTTCAGCTAAACCTACCATCGGTACCTATTACCGACCTGTCCGTTCACAAGCGTGACAAGGATCTTATTGTAGCTACCCAGGGGCGTTCCTTTTGGGTGCTTGATGAGCTAAACGTGCTGCACGAGCTCAGTGACGAGGTTTCCGAATCCGATCACTATCTCTATAAGCCGGAAACCACCTACCTCTTTGGCCGGCATTCGGATGTAGATCCTGGAGAAACCTTTGGCGAGAATCCGGAAGAAGGTGTACTTATTCATTATAACCTGCGTACCCCGGGAGACGAGGAGATTAAACTACAGTTCCTGGAATCGGATGGTGATGTAATACGCACTTTCTCAAACAAAGAGAACCTTGAAGGGGAACCGGTCAAGGAGTCTGAGGAGTTCTATGAAGAAGAGGGAGAAGTTCCTTCCGATGTGCTTAAATCCGAAGAGGGTTTGAACAGCTTTGTATGGGATATGCGCTATCCCGGTGCTGCCGATCTTGACGGTCGTCAGATTCTCTGGGCAGGATCCACACGCGGACCTGATGCCATCCCGGGCACTTATGAAGTTCGGTTGATCGTTGATGATGAAACCGTCATGAGCCGTACCTTCGAGCTTACCAAAGATCCACGCATCGAGACAACACAGGAAGACTTCCAGGCCCAATTCGATCTGCACCAGACCATTATAGCCAAGCTAGACACCACGCATAAAACCATCAACAGGATTCGTGAAATCCGATCCGAACTCGATGATATCAAGGAAGAGTTTGAAGGTGACAGCGAGGTGCAGGAAAAGGCCGACGCTATGCTAAAGCTGCTTTCTGATGTAGAGAGTGAGCTGATGCAGACCAAGGCTGAATCATTTCAGGATGTACTCAATTATCCTATCAAGCTTAATAATAAACTGGCTTCGCTAGCCAATACAGTGGGTACAGGCGACAATCGTCCGACCGAGCAGCAATATGCTGTGTACGAAGACCTTGAGGCAAAAGTGGACGCCCAGTTCCAGCGCATTGAACCTATTCTAACCGGTGAAGTACCTAACCTGGTTCAGGAACTGGATATTGAGTCAATTCCTATAGAAAACTGA
- a CDS encoding alkaline phosphatase D family protein, whose product MLKKVGILGTVILLSLMISTSALAQKELLRAGPMLGYVEMQEANIWVQTTEETTVEIRYWIKGNEEGTDQLYTGRTDAANSFTKHIKLQNLEFGSAYIYELYLNGEKISLAYPTEFTTQNLWQWRTDPPAFTMAFGSCLYVNDKKYDRPGDPYGTSPEILDAINAKNPDLMIWMGDNVYYREPDFYSLSRMDYRYRDARDTPEMQPLLAGAINLATWDDHDYGPNNSNRSYRMREEAVDIFKRYWANPGSNGGGIYTKYKYNDVEFFLLDDRYFRAPNQVDNTDKAYFGEEQMQWLKDGLVSSNAAFKIVINGNQVTNVDNTHESFPMYKEEFGELMDFLAEEKVEGVLFLSGDVHYSQLLKTEREGLYPIYEFTSSPLTAGVYEIADSEENYNNPLHVNGTLVTEYNFGMIEVSGPRQKRVLTLKSFDREGNLLWEREVSREELSISE is encoded by the coding sequence ATGCTTAAAAAAGTCGGAATACTTGGCACTGTAATCTTACTGTCTCTTATGATATCTACATCAGCGCTGGCACAGAAAGAGCTGCTGAGAGCCGGACCCATGCTGGGCTATGTGGAGATGCAGGAAGCCAATATTTGGGTGCAAACTACAGAGGAGACAACGGTAGAAATACGTTATTGGATTAAGGGAAATGAGGAAGGTACGGATCAACTATATACCGGACGTACCGATGCCGCTAATTCATTCACTAAGCATATTAAGTTGCAAAATCTTGAGTTTGGTTCTGCCTATATCTATGAGCTTTATCTTAATGGAGAAAAGATATCGCTCGCTTATCCCACCGAATTTACCACTCAGAATTTATGGCAATGGAGAACCGATCCGCCTGCCTTTACGATGGCATTCGGATCCTGCTTGTATGTCAACGATAAAAAATATGACAGACCGGGTGATCCCTATGGAACCAGTCCGGAAATATTGGATGCCATAAATGCCAAAAATCCTGACTTGATGATTTGGATGGGCGACAATGTCTATTATCGTGAGCCTGACTTCTATTCTCTCTCGCGCATGGATTACCGCTATCGTGATGCACGTGATACGCCTGAGATGCAGCCACTGCTTGCCGGCGCCATTAACTTGGCAACCTGGGATGACCACGACTACGGCCCAAACAACTCCAATCGCTCGTATCGGATGCGTGAAGAGGCTGTTGATATTTTCAAGCGCTACTGGGCTAATCCCGGAAGCAATGGCGGAGGCATCTATACCAAGTACAAATACAATGATGTTGAGTTCTTCCTGCTTGATGACCGCTATTTCAGAGCACCAAATCAGGTCGATAATACCGACAAAGCCTACTTTGGTGAAGAGCAGATGCAGTGGCTCAAAGATGGTCTGGTGAGCAGTAATGCGGCCTTCAAAATTGTGATCAACGGTAACCAGGTGACAAATGTCGATAACACCCATGAATCTTTCCCCATGTATAAAGAAGAATTCGGAGAACTGATGGACTTCCTTGCAGAGGAAAAGGTAGAAGGGGTATTATTCCTATCAGGGGATGTACATTACAGCCAGTTATTGAAAACCGAAAGGGAGGGACTCTACCCCATATATGAGTTTACCTCATCGCCGCTTACGGCCGGAGTTTATGAAATTGCGGATAGCGAAGAGAACTATAATAATCCGCTACATGTAAATGGGACCTTGGTTACGGAATACAACTTCGGGATGATTGAAGTGAGCGGTCCGCGCCAAAAGCGGGTACTCACATTGAAAAGCTTTGACCGTGAGGGGAATCTTCTCTGGGAGCGCGAGGTCAGCAGAGAAGAGCTTAGTATATCGGAATAA
- a CDS encoding TIGR03643 family protein, which yields MSSEKKISQAEKCRIIEMAWEDRTPFGAIEYQFGLSEQETIELMRKELTSSSYKMWRKRVSGRKTKHRKQRKENVTRFVSPNQY from the coding sequence ATGAGTTCCGAAAAAAAAATTAGTCAGGCAGAAAAGTGCAGAATTATTGAAATGGCCTGGGAAGATCGAACGCCCTTCGGTGCTATTGAATACCAATTTGGCTTAAGTGAGCAGGAAACCATAGAGCTCATGCGAAAAGAGCTTACAAGCTCCAGTTACAAGATGTGGAGAAAGAGAGTCAGTGGAAGAAAGACCAAGCATCGCAAACAAAGAAAAGAGAATGTAACCAGATTTGTGAGCCCTAATCAGTATTGA
- a CDS encoding ornithine cyclodeaminase family protein, with amino-acid sequence MESVIHKKRIKQIIDRAEILELIRCMEKAFTAYSSGNAVIPPVGTLTFDSPPGDVHIKYGYIKDDPVYVIKIASGFYKNPSLGISSSNGLNLVFSQNTGQIKAILMDEGYLTDIRTGLAGAVAAKYLAPAKVDAIGIIGSGIQARMQLRFLKHSIDCTKVLVWGRSEESLLAYKKEMSSYGFEIETTLSAAEVARECNLIVTVTPSTTPVLDAGDLRQDVHITAVGADTTGKQELDPDILKQAKLLVVDSAEQCREHGELHKVIQAGELKEKSVIELGEFISSKQRHVRKQGITVADLTGIATQDIQISKFVLERL; translated from the coding sequence ATGGAGTCAGTCATCCACAAGAAAAGAATTAAACAAATTATCGATCGGGCTGAAATACTTGAGCTGATTAGGTGTATGGAAAAGGCCTTTACCGCGTATTCTTCCGGAAATGCGGTAATTCCGCCAGTTGGAACCCTTACCTTTGATTCACCTCCCGGAGATGTTCATATCAAATACGGTTATATCAAAGACGATCCTGTTTATGTTATAAAAATTGCATCCGGGTTCTATAAAAATCCTTCTCTGGGTATCAGCTCTAGTAACGGGCTCAATCTTGTGTTCAGTCAAAATACCGGACAGATCAAAGCCATTTTGATGGATGAAGGTTATCTGACTGATATCAGGACCGGTCTGGCAGGCGCTGTTGCCGCAAAGTATCTGGCTCCCGCTAAGGTAGATGCAATTGGAATTATTGGGTCCGGCATTCAGGCAAGAATGCAGCTTCGGTTTTTAAAGCATAGTATAGATTGCACAAAAGTATTGGTTTGGGGAAGATCTGAAGAGAGTCTATTGGCTTATAAGAAAGAGATGAGCTCGTACGGTTTTGAGATTGAAACGACATTAAGTGCCGCAGAAGTAGCGAGAGAGTGTAATCTGATAGTAACCGTTACTCCTTCCACTACTCCGGTATTAGATGCGGGAGACCTGCGTCAAGATGTACATATTACCGCTGTTGGGGCTGATACCACAGGCAAACAGGAGTTGGATCCCGATATTCTTAAGCAGGCTAAGCTCCTGGTTGTAGATTCAGCAGAGCAGTGCCGGGAGCATGGGGAACTGCATAAAGTTATTCAGGCAGGAGAACTCAAAGAAAAATCGGTGATAGAGCTCGGGGAATTTATTTCTTCCAAACAACGGCACGTTAGAAAGCAGGGAATAACTGTTGCTGATCTAACCGGAATTGCGACACAGGATATTCAGATTTCAAAATTTGTGTTAGAACGATTATAG